GATTCATGAATCATGCGCTGATCATTCATTAACAAAAGAGACCAAGGTTGCGTGAGGGTGAAACGCAATCCTGCGGAGCCAGAGGTATCAAATATTCGTGTCTCGCCACCCTTAATACCTTCTCGATCTAACAAGAAGACGGCTACAAAATCAACACCATCGCGATGAGCACCTTCAGGCGTTGGACGTCCAATACCATCGGCAGTATCAATCCGAAATTGATGCGCTTCAACAAACCAAGTATTCACAGGCTTTAAGCTATTCAAGATATGCGCAAGCCCCAGCAAGACGGATTGCCAAGCAGAGCTACCTAACAACTCACCTTGGATGGGCTCAAACCAGCGCTCAATTCCACCATGCAATGCGTTGTAATCCAGCGATTGCCAGTGCGCACGATGTGGAACCAAGGTGAGCTCTTCGCCTTTAATCTCGTAGCTAGCATGTCGACGAAAGCGATAGCGCCCACCATCTTTTAAATAAGGGTCGCGGGGTAGATTTTCCCAACACTTGGTGAGGTTTTGAAGCTGGGTTAGATCTACATTACTAAATTGGGCGACCGTCTCAGCAGACATCACTGCAAAGCCATCATCACGCAAAGCTTGATCAATCTGCTTGAGGGGGGTCAGTGTAGGCGCAAGGCCAGTAATCGTCATGGGTCTATTTTAGGTCAAGCAGCAAAAATGCGTTAATCCAACTGCGCCCCGGATGCTCTTACAATTTTTGCCCACTTAGCCAACTCATCTTTTAGTAAAGCGCTCAACTTATTAGTTGGAATGGGTGCAAGATCCAAACCCTGAGCAGATAGCTTCTCGCGGACCTCTGATTTAGATAGGATCTTCTCCATGGCAGCCTGCACCTTCTTCACCACATCCGCACTAACGCCAACAGGGGCAAAGATGGCTACCCATACCTCACCAACACAATCAGGATAAGTCTCTGCAATCGTCGGAATTTCTGGTGCAGCACTAGAACGCTTTGCAGAGCTAATCGCGATCGCCTGAAGTTTCCCCGCTTTAATGTAATTGAGTGCAGAGGGCAAGCTTGCAAATGCCAGCGGCACTTGTCCACCTAATACATCATTAATTGCTGGGGCCACCCCTTTATAAGGAATATGCTGCATTTCAATACCAGCGCTCGCATTGAGCATGGCGCCTAATAAGTGGCTAATCGTGCCATTACCAGCCGAGGCATATGACAACTCTCCAGGCCTCTTCTTAGCCGCAGCTACAACATCCGCCAATGTTTTATAAGGGGATCCCGGTGGAGAAACTAATACATAAGGCGTTGCTCCAATGTAATACAAAGGCACAAAATCATTTATAGGATCAAAGCCAGGATTTTTATATAAGGAAGGATTGATGGCTTGCGCACTATTGATGGTGAGCAGTAAGGTATAACCATCCTTAGGTGAGCGCGCAACACTTTGTGTGCCAATATTGCCGCCGGCACCAGGTCTATTTTCAACCACAATGGAGGCGCCAATAGCCTCACCAAATGATGGCGCGATTAAACGCGCAACAATATCATTAGTACCCCCCGCTGCCTGAGGTACCACCATGGATATAGGCTTGCTTGGGTAGGTTTGCGCCTGAACTCCAATAGAGGCAAGTAAGCCTAAAGCTAAAAATAGATGTTGAATTAGCCTGCTCATATCTACATCCTTTTTAATGAACTAAATTTAGGCGGTGACGCACTTCACCCACATGCCCTTTGAGGTCATATAGCTCTTTAGCATCCAACATGGATACCTTGATATTTCCAACGCGCCTCTCTATATCCTCAAGATCTTTGAAATTCTTTTCTTTTAACGCTGGATTTTGGGAATTCTTCTCAATCACCTTGAGCTCTTCATATACTTGAGCTAACTTCAAACGTAAGAAGAAGTTCTTGGTTGAAGGAATGTAAGTAAATAGCGGAATCAGAATAACCAATAAGGGAATCACAATCTTGACAAAGCGTCCCGCCCAAACTGCCGTCCAAAATGGTAAGTGGCGATGTAAGAATGAAGGTCCATCTTTTAAATAGATTTCTGCATCTACATGTAGAGGGAAATCTAAGCCTGAGCTTGATGGAAACTCGCCCACCTTTTGTAATCGTGAATAGGATTTCAAAATATCGTAAGAAGCGCTCAATAAGAGTGAAACCATTGCCGGACTTACATTGTCATGAGCTACCAAGGTGGCAGTAGCGGCCATCACCTGGATGTCCTGACGAGGTTGATCGTGCTCAATACTCAATAAACCTCTGGGTACAGTCACTTTGGATAAATAAGTAAGATTTCGGGTGTATGCATCCGCCTGGTCAAAATCCATTAAGCGAACACCTGGAATAGAGTAAAACTTTTTCAGCACGGGCGCCTCTGCAGCTGCCACTATAAATACTGCATCCAATTCGCCATTATTTAACTTAAGAATAGCTTCATCGGGCTTTAATTTCAGCGCGCCAACTTCCTTGTCTGTAATGCCGCTAGTCCGCAACAAACTCTGAGTAAGTGCTAAAGTTCCGCTCCCATCATTACCGATGGAGACGCGCTTACCTTTTAGCTGACTTAAGATCTTTAGTTGGCCCCCATCATTTTTAAATGCGCCTTCACGATACCAAACCCAAATAGGCTCGTAAAACATTCCGGCTATCGAAACCAAATTTGGATATTCGGCAATATTAGCAACACCACCCTGGACCATTGCAAAATCAACGCCAGACTTGGGGTCATTTAAAAGAGCTAAGTTATCCAAGGTTCCGCCAGTGGATCGCACATGGAGATCGACACCCTCTTTGGCTATTTCCGTTTTCAAGCGCTCCCCAAATTGGTAATACAGCCCAGTAGGAAAGCCGGTAGCCATTTCAATCGACTTGGGGGGTGGAGGAACCAAGATCCAGAGTACGCCAAAGAAAATGATCAGTAGCGCAAAAAAGCTTACTACCAGGGCTATCGGGTTGTAAATTTGTCTTTTGATGAAATTCATGGAAATCTCTTCTGTTTTTTGCATTATGCCCCGAGCAAAGCAATAGGCAAAGGTTTCAAAACGGGTCCAATAAATCACGATAAGATGATGCTTTTAAGTAGCCCTAAAGAACATGATGAATTTAGCTAAAAGCAAGGTAGCCTTAGTCACTGGCGCAGGAACTGGCATTGGACGGGCGGCTGCCAAGGCACTCCTCAAGGGAGGCTACCAAGTAGTTCTTACTGGACGCAATCTCGGTAAATTGGAAAAAGCCATTGCCGATATTGGCGGCAATCAAAGTAACTGTTTGGCGGTTGCGTGCGATGTTGGCAAACCCGATGAAGTCAAAAAGCTATTTGCGGCGCTTAGTAATCAATTTGGCCGCATTGACGTACTCTTTAATAATGCGGGCATGGGGGCTCCTGCTATCCCAATGGAAGACTTGAGTTATGAGCAGTGGATGAATGTAGTCAATGCCAACCTCTGTGGTGCATTCCTGTGTTCACAAGAAGCAATTCGTATGATGAAAGCACAATCTCCACAGGGTGGCAGAATTATCAATAATGGATCAATCTCTGCACATGCACCTCGTCCAATGTCAGCGCCCTACACGGCGACCAAACATGCCATCAGCGGCTTAACCAAAACCATTGCATTAGATGGACGCCCTTTTAATATTGCGTGCGGTCAAATTGATATCGGCAATGCCGCCACAGAAATGACTGAGCGCATGGCTGCTGGAATCATGCAGGCAGATCAATCGATTAAGGTAGAGCCACGCATGGATGTGGATCATGTTGGTGAGGCCGTACTGCATATGGCCCAACTGCCACTCGAAAGCAATATTCTGTCGATGACCATAATGGCAACCAATATGCCATTTGTGGGCAGAGGCTAAAATGTTACTGGCGAACTTGGTCGACTAGTAGGCGAACATTGGTTGTGCCGACTTTAATTGTCTGCACTGAAGAGATTAAATCCCCCGATTCCGACTTTGCCATTCCAGTCTTAGAAATGCGTACCTCGATACTCGCCTCAGATAGTTGAGAGAGAGGCGCGCTGGGATTCATGGCTAAGGAATCATTCAATGTGAAGCTCATTGGAAAATCAGTTGCAGGCGCCTTCAAGACGGCCACGGGCATACGCTCACCAGGTTTGCGTGCAATCACCATCACAATGTCGCCAGGCTTAATCTTAGATTTAAGTTCAGCAGACAATTCAATCTTGCCGCTAATACCTTTTCCGGTTGAAGCAACCGGCGCTGAGGTAGTTAGGCCACCCTTGGATCGCGCCTCAGCAATCGACCCCTGAATAGCGCGCGCTTCATCCGTATTGGGCGGAAGTTGTTGCGCAAGCTTCTCCCAGGACTGCACCGCTGCCTTGTAGTTACCGGCGTTATAGGATGCAGTACCCGAGAGCCAAAGCGCCATCATGTTGTTGGGGTCCAGCTTTAACGCTTGATTAATCAGCTGTGAAGGCTTGCCAACAAAACTCCCATTTGCATTACTTGCTAATACATCTGCATAGTCGGCCAACAATTGCGGATCAGAATCAATAAAGTTACCGGCACGTGCATACGCTTTGGCAGCATCCTGGTCACGACCTAAGATTCGATAAGAGCGAGCTAACATCGCCCAGCCCTTTAAATTGCCAGGATCTTTTTCCATTTTGATGGCAAATTCAGCCACCATTTTTTCAACACCCTCTTGGGTGACCGGTTTTTCAGAATTGATTTGGGTTATCCGAACAACATCCCCCAAGGAGAAATACAGCGCCGATGAGAACAAGACAATAAAGATGCATAGCCCGATTGCAGTCTTCTTTGAGGAGCCCGCCACCTCTCGGTCATCTTCTTCAATGGTGTCTTGAAATAGTCTCTGACGCATTTCTGCATGCGCAATTTCATAATCAGTTGAAGTAATTACGCCAGCCGTATGTTCGGCCTCTAATTTATCTAACTCTTCTCGGTATATGGTGGCATTCATCTGACGACGCGATGTCGCCGAGCTCTTCGCAGGGAAAATGAAGGGACGTAGCAATAGTAGC
This region of Polynucleobacter sp. JS-JIR-II-50 genomic DNA includes:
- a CDS encoding 2OG-Fe dioxygenase family protein, whose amino-acid sequence is MTITGLAPTLTPLKQIDQALRDDGFAVMSAETVAQFSNVDLTQLQNLTKCWENLPRDPYLKDGGRYRFRRHASYEIKGEELTLVPHRAHWQSLDYNALHGGIERWFEPIQGELLGSSAWQSVLLGLAHILNSLKPVNTWFVEAHQFRIDTADGIGRPTPEGAHRDGVDFVAVFLLDREGIKGGETRIFDTSGSAGLRFTLTQPWSLLLMNDQRMIHESTPIQPLAKYGYRDTLVLTYRSNGFQDSPNRSQQ
- a CDS encoding TAXI family TRAP transporter solute-binding subunit → MNFIKRQIYNPIALVVSFFALLIIFFGVLWILVPPPPKSIEMATGFPTGLYYQFGERLKTEIAKEGVDLHVRSTGGTLDNLALLNDPKSGVDFAMVQGGVANIAEYPNLVSIAGMFYEPIWVWYREGAFKNDGGQLKILSQLKGKRVSIGNDGSGTLALTQSLLRTSGITDKEVGALKLKPDEAILKLNNGELDAVFIVAAAEAPVLKKFYSIPGVRLMDFDQADAYTRNLTYLSKVTVPRGLLSIEHDQPRQDIQVMAATATLVAHDNVSPAMVSLLLSASYDILKSYSRLQKVGEFPSSSGLDFPLHVDAEIYLKDGPSFLHRHLPFWTAVWAGRFVKIVIPLLVILIPLFTYIPSTKNFFLRLKLAQVYEELKVIEKNSQNPALKEKNFKDLEDIERRVGNIKVSMLDAKELYDLKGHVGEVRHRLNLVH
- the ccmI gene encoding c-type cytochrome biogenesis protein CcmI, which gives rise to MTSFLIPAFLLLVLVLLLLLRPFIFPAKSSATSRRQMNATIYREELDKLEAEHTAGVITSTDYEIAHAEMRQRLFQDTIEEDDREVAGSSKKTAIGLCIFIVLFSSALYFSLGDVVRITQINSEKPVTQEGVEKMVAEFAIKMEKDPGNLKGWAMLARSYRILGRDQDAAKAYARAGNFIDSDPQLLADYADVLASNANGSFVGKPSQLINQALKLDPNNMMALWLSGTASYNAGNYKAAVQSWEKLAQQLPPNTDEARAIQGSIAEARSKGGLTTSAPVASTGKGISGKIELSAELKSKIKPGDIVMVIARKPGERMPVAVLKAPATDFPMSFTLNDSLAMNPSAPLSQLSEASIEVRISKTGMAKSESGDLISSVQTIKVGTTNVRLLVDQVRQ
- a CDS encoding tripartite tricarboxylate transporter substrate binding protein, with amino-acid sequence MSRLIQHLFLALGLLASIGVQAQTYPSKPISMVVPQAAGGTNDIVARLIAPSFGEAIGASIVVENRPGAGGNIGTQSVARSPKDGYTLLLTINSAQAINPSLYKNPGFDPINDFVPLYYIGATPYVLVSPPGSPYKTLADVVAAAKKRPGELSYASAGNGTISHLLGAMLNASAGIEMQHIPYKGVAPAINDVLGGQVPLAFASLPSALNYIKAGKLQAIAISSAKRSSAAPEIPTIAETYPDCVGEVWVAIFAPVGVSADVVKKVQAAMEKILSKSEVREKLSAQGLDLAPIPTNKLSALLKDELAKWAKIVRASGAQLD
- a CDS encoding SDR family oxidoreductase; this translates as MMNLAKSKVALVTGAGTGIGRAAAKALLKGGYQVVLTGRNLGKLEKAIADIGGNQSNCLAVACDVGKPDEVKKLFAALSNQFGRIDVLFNNAGMGAPAIPMEDLSYEQWMNVVNANLCGAFLCSQEAIRMMKAQSPQGGRIINNGSISAHAPRPMSAPYTATKHAISGLTKTIALDGRPFNIACGQIDIGNAATEMTERMAAGIMQADQSIKVEPRMDVDHVGEAVLHMAQLPLESNILSMTIMATNMPFVGRG